One segment of Fusarium falciforme chromosome 13, complete sequence DNA contains the following:
- a CDS encoding Uds1 domain-containing protein codes for MVHIAKCIVDIDANHITKPPSQSPNDLKASPLPQPEKPFTWRMQHPDPWRKYQVFPMERRLPVLNSSTKAMDVEKAVPASSVPTSDKTDKQLAPDGLKKRLKQHSLVQRRKISVPEIGPMTTVQELAMDSPTIPGRPPFHERSISAPGTSFRKHQLTDTFLYISSDDEDPEPRSAGRVAPQAFPQGIAPISPKHLAPLVIPKSDAPLPLLRCQQSLNCFTTRNDFQRHGCFNGSARSPTAFTPNSSMPDLTTPKSASTNATSCGTLPTPLSAPPMESRTASPKPWDGRYTPPIITTEESSAFRGHRKGGSESSGIMGRGRPRKRPDLRTNNCPIIQRTEPKRGKSSEQKAFEQLPTGLKQADASEQLEQSELALLQNQAFDQVGRFEILKAADVEVLSKELCHLDERTEYLRRTYNALRVGRRNLHSRICQYLRSPRVAKFSHESMMKQEEALVELDASIDDWVNKLEQAENRRTRVRQKLLEHVAAAACLAVGGLTTTLEPPQQPHTNTPASGIGNISTPPRSPLKETFTSAGTASSSPSPQRVVARVPSTVVEQPIIEEAAT; via the exons ATGGTTCACATTGCCAAGTGCATCGTCGACATTGATGCCAACCATATAACGAAGCCACCCTCTCAGTCCCCAAACGACTTG AAAGCATCCCCTCTTCCTCAGCCAGAGAAGCCATTTACTTGGAGAATGCAACATCCCGACCCATGGAGGAAGTACCAGGTCTTCCCCATggagaggaggctgccggtcctcaacagcagcacTAAGGCCATGGACGTCGAGAAGGCTGTTCCTGCATCTTCGGTGCCAACGAGCGATAAGACAGACAAGCAGCTAGCACCCGATGGTCTGAAGAAGAGGCTCAAACAGCATAGTTTGGTCCAACGACGCAAGATCAGTGTACCAGAGATTGGGCCCATGACAACAGTTCAAGAACTTGCCATGGATTCGC CGACTATTCCTGGACGCCCGCCCTTCCACGAGCGCTCTATTAGTGCCCCTGGTACTTCGTTCAGAAAGCATCAGCTTACAGACACTTTCCTTTACATCTCcagcgatgatgaagatcccGAGCCTCGGTCTGCCGGCAGAGTGGCTCCTCAGGCATTCCCTCAAGGAATAGCCCCCATCTCGCCGAAACATCTTGCCCCCCTCGTCATCCCCAAGTCCGATGCACCATTGCCCTTACTCCGGTGCCAGCAATCCCTCAACTGCTTCACTACGAGGAATGATTTCCAGAGACATGGTTGCTTCAATGGATCGGCCCGAAGCCCCACGGCCTTCACCCCCAACTCTTCTATGCCCGATCTCACGACACCTAAGTCAGCATCGACCAATGCCACGTCCTGCGGCACGCTGCCTACTCCTCTTTCAGCACCACCAATGGAGTCTCGGACCGCGTCTCCTAAGCCATGGGATGGACGTTACACTCCTCCCATCATCACGACGGAAGAAAGCAGTGCCTTCCGAGGCCACCGAAAGGGTGGCTCAGAATCATCGGGGATCATGGGTAGAGGGCgaccgaggaagaggcctgACTTGCGCACCAACAACTGCCCAATCATTCAGAGGACAGAGCCGAAGAGAGGCAAGAGCTCAGAGCAAAAGGCCTTTGAACAGCTGCCTACTGGTCTGAAGCAAGCCGATGCCTCTGAGCAACTCGAGCAGTCTGAACTTGCTTTGCTTCAAAACCAAGCGTTCGACCAGGTGGGGAGATTCGAGATTCTGAAGGCAGCGGATGTCGAGGTGCTTTCTAAG GAACTCTGCCACTTGGATGAGAGGACTGAATACCTGCGTCGTACCTACAATGCTCTCCGCGTAGGCCGCCGAAATCTCCACTCACGCATCTGCCAGTACCTGCGCTCTCCTCGTGTCGCCAAGTTCAGCCATGAGTCGATGATGAAACAGGAGGAGGCACTTGTGGAGCTGGATGCCTCCATTGATGACTGGGTGAACAAGCTGGAACAGGCAGAGAACCGACGGACCCGCGTCCGTcagaagcttctcgagcatGTTGCTGCAGCCGCGTGCCTCGCTGTTGGCGGATTGACCACTACACTGGAGCCACCACAGCAGCCACACACCAACACTCCTGCTTCAGGCATCGGTAACATATCGACCCCGCCGCGGAGCCCCCTTAAGGAAACGTTCACATCCGCTGGTACCGCGAGCAGCTCGCCCTCGCCTCAACGCGTCGTGGCTCGGGTTCCCAGCACCGTCGTGGAGCAGCCTATTATCGAAGAGGCGGCAACGTGA